A genomic segment from Bacillus cereus G9842 encodes:
- a CDS encoding MerR family transcriptional regulator has translation MPTLSGKYNIKAVSNIIGVQPSTLRAWERRYQIIAPKRNQAGHRLYTEEHIQILKWLMEKVSSGMMIGQAVQLLEENRLQSTVQKEIPFDKEVVLVDDLLQALLKFDEITITALLNEAFSIYSTEKVVASIVLRVTDNLLMSKNNNEISMAQFQYALSFLQTRLGMVYHNASMFSSLHKVIVLEKNALQGFIFSTYLRLKGYEAIYIRTSLAEDGMLSAVEEIQPKYVFVSCADEQEMKKTMNFINLLQEKRESLSVGFIGKLGVLNQLDIETTLIGDTKEEWDEWLKMSE, from the coding sequence ATGCCAACTCTTAGTGGGAAATATAATATAAAAGCTGTTTCGAATATAATTGGAGTTCAGCCGAGTACGCTTCGTGCATGGGAAAGACGATATCAAATTATTGCCCCAAAGCGGAATCAAGCTGGGCATCGTTTATATACAGAAGAACATATTCAAATTTTAAAATGGTTAATGGAAAAAGTTTCTTCCGGTATGATGATTGGACAAGCAGTTCAGTTATTAGAAGAGAATCGTTTGCAGAGTACAGTTCAAAAAGAGATACCTTTCGATAAAGAAGTTGTTTTAGTGGACGATTTGCTACAAGCTTTGTTAAAATTTGATGAAATTACAATTACTGCATTATTAAACGAAGCTTTTAGTATATATTCAACAGAGAAGGTTGTTGCCAGTATCGTTCTTCGAGTGACAGACAATTTATTAATGTCAAAAAATAATAATGAGATTTCAATGGCGCAATTCCAATATGCACTATCATTTTTACAAACGCGTCTAGGAATGGTGTATCACAATGCCTCAATGTTTTCCTCTTTACACAAAGTTATTGTGTTAGAAAAGAATGCATTGCAAGGATTTATTTTTTCAACGTATTTACGCTTAAAAGGATATGAGGCGATATATATTAGGACAAGCTTAGCTGAAGATGGTATGTTGTCAGCGGTAGAAGAAATACAGCCGAAATATGTATTTGTATCTTGTGCTGACGAACAAGAAATGAAAAAGACGATGAACTTTATAAATTTATTACAAGAAAAAAGGGAATCTCTTTCTGTTGGCTTTATCGGAAAGCTAGGCGTTCTAAACCAGTTGGACATTGAAACAACCTTAATTGGTGATACAAAAGAAGAATGGGATGAATGGTTAAAAATGTCGGAATAG
- a CDS encoding metallophosphoesterase has translation MIWIILFSTLIGMGILLLLVMYKEATRNTVLEHTLVFKEFPKSFQKVNVFFISDIHRRVISNLLIEQVKGKVDLVIIGGDLAEKGVSLSKISANIQKLREIAPVYFVWGNNDYEIEYHELDALLLENNVKVLDNTRVVFESELGERICLLGIDDVGLHRDRLDLALADCKEEGFRILVSHNPDIIKKMSGNEQISLVLSGHTHGGQIRLFPSKKYLKGGVYNHLNTILFVSNGYGTTLIPLRFRAPAQTHIITLCGGK, from the coding sequence ATGATATGGATTATATTATTCAGTACTCTCATAGGCATGGGGATTTTATTACTTCTTGTGATGTATAAAGAAGCGACGCGTAATACGGTGTTGGAACATACTTTAGTATTTAAAGAATTTCCGAAAAGTTTTCAAAAAGTAAATGTGTTTTTTATTTCTGATATTCATAGAAGAGTTATTTCGAATTTGTTAATTGAACAAGTAAAAGGAAAAGTAGATCTAGTAATTATCGGAGGAGATTTAGCAGAGAAAGGTGTCTCTTTATCAAAAATCTCTGCGAATATCCAAAAGTTAAGAGAGATAGCTCCTGTATATTTTGTGTGGGGAAACAATGATTATGAGATAGAATATCATGAATTAGATGCGTTATTATTAGAAAATAACGTAAAAGTTTTAGATAATACAAGAGTGGTATTTGAGTCTGAATTAGGAGAGAGAATTTGTTTGCTCGGTATAGATGATGTTGGATTGCACCGTGATCGTCTAGATTTGGCATTGGCGGATTGTAAAGAAGAAGGTTTTCGTATCTTAGTTAGTCACAACCCTGATATAATAAAAAAGATGTCTGGAAATGAGCAGATTTCACTTGTATTAAGTGGACATACGCATGGGGGACAAATCCGATTATTCCCATCTAAAAAATATTTAAAAGGTGGCGTATATAACCATTTGAATACGATTCTCTTTGTTAGTAATGGGTACGGAACAACATTGATACCACTTCGTTTCCGAGCACCTGCTCAAACACATATCATTACATTGTGCGGAGGGAAATGA